GGGGCACTGTCTGATGTTAGAGAGGGTGAACAGGTTTTTGGTTTAAGTGTTAAGATGGGTCTGTTATGCGGATGCTCAATTCATCTGAACAATGCATTGATGAATATGTATTCTAGGTGTGGGAGTAAATCCGATGCTATTAAAATGTTTGATGAAATGACTGAGCCGGATGTTGTTTCATGGACTGAGCGGATTGGTGCTGCTTATGACGCTATAGAAGCTTTTGAATTGTTTAGACTTGTGCTTTCAGGAAACATGGAAGTGAATGAGTATATGTTGATTAATGTTTTGTCTGCCATGAGGGAGCCAAAGTTGTTGAAATCTGGGAGGCAAATCCAAGGGCTTTGTCAAAAGGCTGGGTATTTGCTAGTGGCTTCTGTTAATAATGCATTGATTTTTATGTATGGGAAGTGTGGAGAGATGGTCGCTGCTAGGCACATTTTTGATGAAATGCTTTGTGGAGATTCCGTTTCATGGAATTCTCTGATTGCAGGGTATGCTGAGAATGGACTCATGAAACAGGCTCTTAAGGTGTTCTCTCAAATGCGTGATTATTTGCTACAACCCAATAAATATACTTTGGCTAGCATTCTAGAAGTAGCAGCAAACTCAAATTTTCCAGAGCAGGCAATGCAAATTCATTCATATATAGTCAAACTGGGATTCATAGTAGATGATTCAATGTTGTCTTGTCTAATAACAGCATATGGTAAATGCAATATGATTTGTGAATCAAAGAGGGTATACAGTGATATTAGTCAAATAAATGTGTTGCATCTTAATGCAATGGCAGCCACACTTGTCCATGCTGGTTGCCATGCTGATGCCCTCAAATTGTTCCAAACAGGATGGCGCTTGCATCAGGAAGTGGACTGCATAACATTAAGTATAGTACTTAAAGCATGTGGTGCTTTGACAGATTTGGAATATGGTAGAAATATACATTCTATGGCCCTTAAATCTGGAATGAGTCAGGATAACTTTGTTGAAAGTGCTGTTATCGATGTGTACTGTAAGTGTGGAACTGTGGATGAAGCTGCAAAAACTTTTATGAATGTatctaaaaacaatttagttGCTTGGAATGCCATGGTGATGGGATATGCTCAGCATGGTTGTTATCATGAAGTTTTCGAGCTATTTAATAAGATGCTTGAATTGGGGATACAACCTGATGAGATAACTTATCTTGGAGTGCTTAACTCATGTTGTCATGCAGGGCTAGTGAATGAAGCGCATACTTACCTAAGCTCGATGTTAGAACTTCATGGAGTGGTCCCATGTTTAGAACACTATGCCTGCATGATAGACTTATTTGGACGAGTAGGACTCCTAGAAGATGCAAAGAGGACCATTGATCAAATGCCTATTATGCCTGATGCTCAAATATGGCAGATTCTTCTCTCAGGCTGCAACATCCATGGAAATGTTGATTTGGGGGAAGTTGCAGCAAAGAAGCTTATCGAGCTGCAACCTGAAAATGATTCCGCTTATGTTCTTCTCTCAAATCTCTATGCTTCAGCTGGTAGGTGGAATGCTGTTGGAAAATTGAGAAgggtaatgaaaaaaaaaataatctgcAAGGAACCTGGTTCTAGTTGGATTCAGGTGAGAGGATCTGTGCATTACTTTTTTGCTAGCGATACATCACATCCTGAGagtaaagaaatttatatgaagCTCCAGAGGTTGTATGAGGAAATGTTTGCTTCACCATATTTGGAACAAGATAGACCTGTAAACTATGATCcaattcaattttgatttatgagGCAACTGTGAATGGGGGCTGTCCTTTGCATGTTTCTGGGATACCATCAAAGGCTGGTACTCAAGCAATCAGGTACGTTTCTGGGAtcctttaaattatttaacttactG
This DNA window, taken from Vitis vinifera cultivar Pinot Noir 40024 chromosome 2, ASM3070453v1, encodes the following:
- the LOC104881090 gene encoding pentatricopeptide repeat-containing protein At2g13600, which gives rise to MKGLATHSDALQSIKTLVLKRLYPQALRASASLLHPPLTDQSYALFLKSGFALDAFLSSFIVNRFAISGDFARARRFLLDTPYPDTVSWNSLISGYARFRQPGPVFDLFNGLRRSGLSPDEFSLSSLVKGCGVLEQNEVAHGVCLKMGLLNGFVVSGLLDGYAKLGDVDSAEKCFKEFYIADSVVWTAMVCGFVWNGEFEKGREVFVEMRGLGLGLELNEFSLTSVLGALSDVREGEQVFGLSVKMGLLCGCSIHLNNALMNMYSRCGSKSDAIKMFDEMTEPDVVSWTERIGAAYDAIEAFELFRLVLSGNMEVNEYMLINVLSAMREPKLLKSGRQIQGLCQKAGYLLVASVNNALIFMYGKCGEMVAARHIFDEMLCGDSVSWNSLIAGYAENGLMKQALKVFSQMRDYLLQPNKYTLASILEVAANSNFPEQAMQIHSYIVKLGFIVDDSMLSCLITAYGKCNMICESKRVYSDISQINVLHLNAMAATLVHAGCHADALKLFQTGWRLHQEVDCITLSIVLKACGALTDLEYGRNIHSMALKSGMSQDNFVESAVIDVYCKCGTVDEAAKTFMNVSKNNLVAWNAMVMGYAQHGCYHEVFELFNKMLELGIQPDEITYLGVLNSCCHAGLVNEAHTYLSSMLELHGVVPCLEHYACMIDLFGRVGLLEDAKRTIDQMPIMPDAQIWQILLSGCNIHGNVDLGEVAAKKLIELQPENDSAYVLLSNLYASAGRWNAVGKLRRVMKKKIICKEPGSSWIQVRGSVHYFFASDTSHPESKEIYMKLQRLYEEMFASPYLEQDRPVNYDPIQF